The Vespa velutina chromosome 2, iVesVel2.1, whole genome shotgun sequence sequence ttcaattttcgtatgtttttgataaataacaaAGCAAAGTCACTTGCTATCTTATAAGACGATAGATACTATTTACAACAATCAAAATATCATGTTTTGATAAACGATAGCGATAAGCTATTTAGCGTTTATAGACGTTATATATATCAGCGTttatatacatcatatatatatatatatatatatatatattatatatatgtacatatgtatatatatatatatatgtatatacacacataaatatgtatacactTGACATGATTAGCTTTTAAATATGCTCATCAATtgattttatgtttataataaattgagcTAAAAGTGGCTCATAACAAAACTAaccttatttttatatatctatcgaattaattatacatgaaattttataaatatatatatatatgaattatttatttatttccttaatATAAACATTGATAATGAGACTATACCTATTAgactattaaaaaatgtatttgtaatgtaaaggaaagaatagaTGTGTACTCGAAATAGTTTTAATTCTCTGTTAATCCCGCAAGAGGGCAGACGCGCGAAAGACCCATGGACGTTCCTTCCGGTTtatccaattttcttttagttcGATCTTTTAACACTCGAATTCCATCTTCCTTGCTTCCTGCTCGCTTATAACTGGCATGAGGGATGTCCGAAAATTTAACGTTATCATtagtataacatttttaaaagatactaTACACGCAGTGCGATTGAACCAACAAACGGTTTACTTTGCTAATATTTTCTAGTGATCTTACAAAGACAATTGATTTGTCGTAATGGAGTTGAATCCATCTTATGAAGCAATCGGAAAAGGATTTGTACAGCAGTACTATGCGCTGTTCGATGATCCAGCTCAAAGACCAAATTTGATAAACATGTATAATGtaagttaaattatttttttgtcttccattttgatatttattatttaaaatgtaatgGTAATGTAAGACTTAATTTGAAAACTTTTAGACCGAGACGTCTTTCATGACATTTGAAGGTTTCCAAATTCAAGGTGCCATTAAAATTATGGAGAAATTGACTGTGAGTATTACATTTTTGCAATAATatgcaatattatataaaaatgtgttttttatttgtgtatgtatatgtaatatgtatgtatgtattcatgtatgcatatatgtgtatatatatgtatgtatgtatattctgtaatatataagaaaattctgTAATATATAAGATCAATTTTGAAAAGTTGAATTTTCAATAACTTTAACATCAAAGtcatatcaaattattaatctccaattttgataaatttcatattttatttttctagagTCTGACATTTCAAAAAATCAATCGGATAATAACAGCGATTGATTCGCAGCCTATGTTTGATGGTGGTGTACTCATAAATGTTTTGGGGAGGCTGCAGGTAAGCAATTTGCAATaaggttttttttctctattataattttagttATTAAAATGCTTTTGCCTATAGAAAGtgattctatttaattttaataaggatttgttatataatagtaataaaattatacgcattaatattatttctataataaatgttaatattgataattatctaGCCAAGATTTGGGCATGGGTTATATTAtgcattttctatatttattttttatttatttgtgatATGCCAGGTAGCTACGATATCTGTTCTATCCATGCCCATATCTAATTTAATATGCATGTGATTTaggtatatttattacaaactATACTTTCAACATTTTACATTGGGAgtattgaaaaaacaaaaagtatttaaaaaaatgttgtttCCTATCTTTTATTCTAATTGGTTcagtaatttaatatataatattaacaaaatatagttgcaatatatattctatgaaAGCGATGAAAAACTTGATTGAGAACTATGAAAAACTTGAAAGGAAATCTTGTAGGAAAGTAATccttaattaatgttattataatttgaaaattccgTTAGCATTTGGAATTCTCTGTCTAAGTGATTGTTTATTACGGATTGGaaacattatatgtatatactgtaTCGTTTGACATTTTTTGTGCTGCCGTGTGAAGGTAGACATTGAGCTATGACTAGTATCCAGCAACTATCTCTCTATATACCTACATCTGCAAAGAAGATGATATAAGAAAACTCAGTGAGTGATTATTGATGATTGGGTAGACTGATGAGGATCAGCCCCACGCCTACATCCAGACGTTTGTCCTGAAGCCAATTGGCATCAGCTTTTACGTGCAGCACGACATCTTCAGACTTGCATTGCATGACACGGTTTAGGCAACAGGTACCAATCATCCACTGATCTCTCCATACTTTGGTAAAGGCAAGCCTATCTTAATGTTACCTATTCTTTGCCATTGCTTTATGCGAATACGTCTGCTTATTCCAATATTAGAAAGAGTGCATGGCTACACCacctcatatatataatatttcccacattatttatatttattaatcctaTAATTGACTATAATGTAccgataaaatgtttaaatataaaatagatagagaaatagttGATCACTTGGTAACAGTACCAGTTTTAATTAGTGCTGACCAACAAATTTTGTGTTCTGATGCAACAGTTCATCGTAGTATATTTTTGCACTATAAATAGCAGTCTTATAAGTTAAtctgtatctgtgtgtgtgtgtatatatatatatatatatatatatatatatatatatatatatatatatatatacatcgctTAATAGatgtaaaattatcatttattatgatatcTTATATGTTGTATCCAAATAAGAAAGCaactgagagagaaagtaatacCACTGTATTCATTAACAAATAagatactaatatatattttgtatgtaatatatgatttaaattaCTGAACTAATTTGAATTACACAATATAAagacgaaatataattttataatgcaaCTTACaattttttgtccttttatcAAAAAGTTATGTTGATATATGTTgtgtttattatttgtattatgtatttacTAAATtaccattttatattttgtattacctgttttataaaagaaatttaatatattatattcataatacaaaatgttataatatataattggtgattttgaaaaatatatacatattttttaactgtaatttcattaaaatataattgttttttttttttttttttttttttttttttttttttttttttttttttgtaatacattttgtaaaaagaaaaacaaaaaagaatctcaaattttatttttgttatcttgTTAGTTTTGTATAGAGATGATatcaaattttgttttaatccttacattttgtttcttctacAAGATACTTATTAAAAGTAACTATAAAAACTAAAATTCGATAATTCGTCAGGAATTCCACAGTTATTGACAATCCACATTTATTGACAATAcgcatattaatatttttttaggcCGATGAAGATCCACCACATCCCTTCTCACAAATTTTTGTGCTGAAACCACTgggaaattctttcttttgtcaGCACGATATTTTCCGCCTTGGCATTCACGATAGTCCATGAAGAAAATGTCTGTTGGCATTTTAGAACTATCTACAGACAATTCATTGAACCATGGACTATTCACATGTTGAAATAAGTGAGCTAGgttcttttcatattaatcttttttgtcATTGCATATTATTCTACTTTATCTAAATATCCCagtttttatatgaaaattatctgCTTACATCCTGgccataagaaaaaaaaacgacgtttaagaataaatacagtttaataattgttgttttcttcaatttccttttattttcgttgtctAATATTACTGATAATATTATGCTACtattaacaaaagaaatgtttcttaATAGAACACTTAACGCAATAGTGATATAATACATTGTATatgtcattaaaattatacaaaaaatatatttctttttctaatgctttctacttttataaattacatatacatatattaatgaaattaatagattAACATATAGGACCGATTGcttgattatatattactttttttatttcaattttatttacaattgcATATTATGATTAACGGCATAATTGGTTAACAGGAATTTatgaatatgtaatatatggaAAGTAAGATGTacaatacatgcatacatgcttGCACttgtacaaaataatataaatgatctattgtaaaatatattatgtaataacacttaaaatgttatattataataatcttattgttatttatcgaTGCAATAACATTTTccacaatatatattacagaTTGCCACGCTTAGCTTGTTCAAGTTCGATTGCTTCAAACAGAGCTTGGAAATTTCCAGCACCAAACCCCTGtgacataataaatatcatttctgCTACTTATATAAcgtgttatataaatttaaaaattcaaaattaatattattaaaaaaattattcttagaCTTACATTATGATTATGCCTTTGGATAACTTCTATAAAGAGAGTCGGTCGATCTTGCATATTCTTAGTAAAGATTTGTAATAGATAACCATTTTCATCATagtcaattaaaatttttaattcctgAAGAGTTGTTATGAGAAATAGTCAacaattaaaagattattatttttttaaatattatatacaatacctgtaatattttcaaatcttcTATAATTTTGACTTTGCTACTGTTCAAACGGTTCTTCAgcatatcataataattatcaggAACATCAAGAAATTCCATACCtctttttcgtaaattttgtatctagaataacaataacaacaaagttatattattataatcaaaagcaaaagaataaatataataaatctataataaaatattacttacgCTTGTAATTATGTTATTAGTATTCAAAGCTATATGTTGTACACCAGCATCGCCATAATATTCAACATATTCTTGAATTTGAGAACGTTTCTTACCAGGTGCTGGTTCATTAATTGGCATTTTAACAGTTTCTTCCCAATTAGTCATAACGATAGAACGTAATGAAGAATATTGGGTATGTAATTGAGTATCATCTACTGACCAAAATCTATGAAACTGTAAGCATTCTTCAtacctaaaataaaatataccaaaatttaataaaaatgatatatatatatatatatatatattatgtttaaaaatatataatttatttgtttaccaTTTAGCTACAGGTTCCATTTGTTTATCAGCTTGATTTCCTACAATGTgatctataaattttaaatgaattgcTGGCCTGTAATTTCATtgaggaaaaaatattaataagaaaatgtgtattttttaagtataatGTTATGACACTTACAAATGTTTAATAAGTATGTCTTCTGAGGCTTTTACAAATCCAGGTAGAAAGAATCCTTCGTATTTACTTCTGTCAATCAAAGTATGATGGGTGTCTCCATactagttaaaaaaaaaaaatttatgtatatatattagatatataattgtaataattgtgtttaattatttatttatttattttttttttttcgaataactCACCGTTTGCAACGTGGCTAGTCTAATAATACCAaactcatctttttcttcccatatgtcttttataatttttgcaCCCTTTTGTTTTGCTACCTaagcaaataaaaaacatttttattttttatttttctttttttttcaaattataaaacaatttaataatatcttcaatcgattttttttcttttttaattaactaattTTGTATTCAATTTTGTCATTTGTATTTACCCTAACGATAGTATCGATATCTTCGACTTTGAAAGCAATATCTCGAACACCATCACCGTGCTGAGAAAGGTGATTCCCCATTTCTTCATTTCCAGGCTCGTAGGCTGattcaaaaacaaatattatctaggaaaaataatttctgttaatgtattattatttttatttacttaataataaaagtataataaatatcatcatgaaaaaaagagtatttttattaaaaaattttatttaaattactttttattttcattcgaaatattgagaaattcgaaaaaaaaaatgtcaagaaattttgtaaattatacatatacttatatatatatatatatataataacctGATCCTGTTTAACAGCATGTGCTACTATATGTCTTGAGCCAGTTTCTAAACCACGATAACCAAACGGTTCAAATCCCATCCTTGCGCAATAAAAGCTAGCCgcctataaaagaaaaagaaaggtgtAATATTGAGTGAAAAGAATTATGCATAGAAACATTAGTGTATATCCATGTGCGATAcgatatgtttttttttctttttcttttttttttttttttttttacctgttTTGCATTTCCAACCCAGAATTTTACATGGTcaaaacttaaaaattttccacCAACAGGctacaaaaaaaagtaaataaatgagtCAGTCTTTGtatgattagaaaaaattatattacgtacCTTTTTACCTTTGTCCGTGTAAGTAGTctgtatatatagagagagagaaagagagagagagagagagagaaagaaaaaaaaataaaaattaatgtgataaatttttatataaaaaattattcatacatatatatatatatatatatatatatttaatatatatatatatatatatatatatatatatatgtatataataaaattaatattatattatatataaatattttataatattacaatataaaaaaattcattatagtattttacatttctttacCATTTTAGAATtacaatatttgtaatttgtaaCACGTTGTTTAAACTAAGTAACCTGTTGCAGTTCGTCTCTGTATTTTTAGATAAATTGTCTGAATTTCGCAAAGTTATCCGCTTAAATATGAGCGCGTTCGTTCTGCGATTTCAATAATACCTGCATGCGATTGGTCAGAATAAAGAAACCTGTGAtgtcaatatttaaatttgttgATAATAGCATTATTACAAcaatatatcaatgatatttatgtTGATGGTATGTTAAAGCAGGTTTTTCTAGTATTTGCATATATTATActgatattttcataaaatagaGGCCAATCCTGTTTCGTCATTATCGAGAACACACCTTCGTCGATGCGTCAATGAAGaagtaaaaacaatttttttcacgttttcaCATTGAttggtataaaataaaatttttttttctaatgcacacgcacacacataaacatacTCTCGTTtatagatttaaaataaaagtttatatatgtatatatatatatatatataatatgtaattttttcacAATGATTTGGCTACACGTAGATCTCATATGTgcaattattacattttgcatagcatttaaataaattttattctaatacagactaaaaataaaatctttatgtaaaactatttttttttctttttcatattgtaaatttattgaaaggtaatacaatgaatgaataaactttatttggtcttacatttaatatttgttcatAAATCAAACTTTTATACTATTTGTcaaaaaatcttataataatcatttttcttggAATAACTAAATCTAATATTCcagaattttatattagttttatttatcatttttcaaaatagaaCATTTTGTGCAATTATtcaaatgagaaataatttctgtaattaagatttattattttaccttGTTTTTAGAGACTAGATGCAagttgtatatgtatatgtgtatgtatatatatatatatatatatatatatatatatatatatatgtacatatatgatatatgatatatataaatattacagatcattgtatattgaaatataaaaaattaaaatacatatttattttgttttcacaTTAAATGCAAACTATCGcgaatattctttatatcttatctaagtttttattgaaatatctccactaaaattttaatgtatctTTTTTGTATCATCAGATATCAATCAAGTTTGGTATTTTCATTGCATCACTGAATTTGTATCACAGATgtgaaatttattcaattatcgatattatttattctttattaatgtGGAGAGAGATAAGATAGTTTATTATCTATAAGAACTTCATATGAATGTGTTTTACAACAGAGAAAGTACATATTTGGAttcaaattgtatattatcatactttgttttttgttttttatgacATGAAACTATTGCAAAGATGTTAAAAATTAAGTAAGATTCATAACATATATCCTTATTGATTCAATATTAACGTTTTCATCGAATAACTTTGTCGTATGAAGGTGGAGCAGCTTCGTCTGAAGAATCAGGCGGTGGAATTAAAATAGCTATATGGTATGGCGGTGGTGGATGTTGTCTGATAACTGGTATAGGTCTTAAATTTTCGGTAGTAGATAAACTCGCATTATTTAAAGATGCAATCTGATTCTCTTGAATATGATTTTCTTGACGACTATTCTCGTGAGTACGACGACAAAGAATGGAATACAGACATGCAAGTAGCAGAAGCGTCAATAGACcacaaaatacaaatatttccaAACCTGGGCCCTGTTTAAAAGAAAgcaattgaaaaaattcatatatatatatatatatatatatgaacatcTCTTATGAAAGTAAGCAGATAGAGTTTGTTGGAAATCAAATCCGCTATAACTTGAAAACCAAATCAAATAGGACATATGTttacatgaatttttttattgtttaaatgtgCTGAAATTGTCCCTAAAACATTTCCTACTTATTTTGGGATATCCTGTATAATAGCGTAGAacatatttaatgaatattttaccTCATGgccaaaagaaaattttgctGCTATGACAAATCCTGTCGCCAATACAAATGTAATCCAAACTCCGCAACGTAATCTATAACCAGCCAGTTCAGCATCACTGAATTCTGATAAATCTAAAATACTTCTGTTTGTACCACTTGCAACtgtattagataatattagtTGGTTGTTCCCAGCATTGGTTACATTActgtaattataaaacattatataattacaatattcaaTTATACGATTCTTTAAACGCgtgacaaataaattattctaacatAAGTTCAATAATGGTTAAATCGTTTATAAGTACTTTCTGTCGATAGGCATGTATAAGTGAGTCACCCTGTATATAAGAAGAACATGTTCCTCAGGATCTTCCTAATGAATCTCCtttgattattaattcttcAAGTATAAGCGTTGTACAGAATTGATCGATGATAAATTTCACGATTCATTGCTACTAATTCTTTCGTATTAGTTAAAATATCGCCTAaggattgatattattaagcTCTGTCACATTTTCAATCATACTAAAGCTCTGAAAAACGACAAAGTGTGTATAACTTTTAAGATATCTATCAGaacaaaatttgtaaattgtCAAGTAGAAATTGAACATAgctttgcaatattttttgtttctatatttggcatatacataagatatattaaaatatatattattcaaattaattaaagaatttcatatttaaaaggaTCATCATATATAACCCACCTGTCAGAGAAATCCTAATATCTCCCCGACGGCATGTTCATTAAACCAAAACGAAACGTGCATTCTTCTTTCTAATAATCCATTTATTTAATCGAgctttattcttaatattggGATGTTAAAAGAATCCGCAAACTGCACACTCTtatcatttcaaattttttttacaaacatcATTCACATACTTccgattatttgaaaattaggTTCTCTACGATTTGCGCATTCTAAATCGATCCGGTGCAGCAGCGCATACACCAGCATACATGGTCTTCTCGTCGTTTATCTAGAATAAACATTACCtaaagacgataaaaaaaaaaaaaaaatattattatatctaaatatcgattatcaaAGAGTAAAGCTTCACGAATAACTCTATCGTCTTCGTACGTATCCtgaataaggataatattatttgtattgtaTCAACGAATAGAcgtacgaataatattttttatttccttcatcAATTAAAACACAGTGTCTTTCGAGCGGaactttggtttttttttaaattctaacgacaattaaattaatacgtgttatatttgaaaaaagcaATGTTaacgacaaataaaaaaaaaaataataataagagaaagctTGTCGTTGTTTATGCACACGTGGTTATTCCGAAATCTTAGTTTGAAATGGTTTGAAATCAATGTAGTTTTTATTAAAGTTgttctataatttttctctagATGGCAGCATTAGTAACGTTAAAAGAACGGCGCAAATAAAGAGAAGACAGCGCGAAGGTTTCGAAGAAGCACTATTATCATGTATCATCGTGTACTACCTTGCGTTCACTTGCTCCACCTTGAAGAGGTGTATGAAATAATAGGAtaaaggtagagaaagagaaaggcaaGTGGAAGTTAAGTTGAGTTGAGTTAAGTTGGATTGAATTGAAAGTTTAGTGGAGTGGAGCCAGGAGTGTTAGTGGGCATAAGCCTGGTCCATTAAACAAAACATGGACGCCGTAGAAATAAGTACGTCGGATCCACCGCAAAGTGAACAAGAAATTGTGTCTACCGTGGAGATATGTCGTATATGTCTTCTTGGTAATCTGGTGATGCGAGATCTTTTTCTGGGAAATGAGGTCGCCTCTTTATCGGCTAAAGCGATGAGTTTCGCGAACGTTAAGGTTAGATACCAACAGTTTTGAGAGGTTAAATTCTACgtaagaagataaaaacaaatacatgtgatacattttattatagtttcgATCTTATCAGTACAGTAAATTTATAGAtgattacatgtatatatgtgtctgtttgtgtgtgtgtgtgtgtatatatatgtgtatatatatatatatacatatatacatatatatatatacacacatatgtatatatggacaTACggctatacatatatatatatttttttttttatactctaTTCGTTTTGCTTCATTCATAGAATCGTTTTCTATCCTGACTGAGACTGACACATATGATGGATCTTTTGCTGTTCAATAACATTCATTTTTTCACAATCATaatgaattcattttcatttcattgctATCTTTAATCCAGCTATATCATGATTTTTGTACATTTATACAGATGTTACCAGGAGATGGCTTACCTCCTCGCGTTTGTAACGAATGTGCAGATAAACTTGAATCTGCATATGAATTTAAACTTCAAGTCGAACAAGCTGACAATGTATTAAGAGAAAGATTCGATGGtattaaagaagaattattttttaacgaagttGAAGTACATTTGGAGGTAGATAGAAATGAAGCTATCAATGACATTCATTTAGAATCCCATTACCAACATGCCGCTGAAGTATTAACAGAGGGatcagaaaatgaaaaatctctCTTGAAAGAGCAATTGGCATTGTTACAAGTTGAAAAATTGGTAGAAAGAGAACAATTAAGAGAAGGTAAGTTAACTGTTAATATACATTGCTATGATATTTGTTTTcgcataagaaaaaaaaaaactattatagtattaataaaaaagtttaaataaaatataagaaattaaaaatatattaaaatacaatacatttttatatattcagaagaaaataattcacaaATATTGGAGCAACAAGGTATAATGAACAATTCTCATAATCAAGAAAAATACACAAATCAAATAGATGAAGATGCTTGTACGTTGGTGAATAATCCAGAAAATCAAGAAGTATTAAAATCAGATGGCATTAATGAAAACTGTACAGATGCGATTCCTGCAGAGGAACATGATTATATTATGCAACAGGATTATGTTATGAATGAACAATTTTCTTCTCAAGAATCTAAATCATCTAAAGAGAATATTACGCAATGCAATGAACCGCTTACGGAATCAAATATACTTGAAGATTGTAAAATGGATACAGAACATATGCCGCTTACAAATATTGACACGCTTGTTGAAAAAGACCTGTCTCTGactgaaattagaaaaagtaaacgaaaATCATCGCGACGAAATTTTACAAGTGACAGAGATTCcgacgaagaaaattatttcgaaaatttaaaTCTTAGTTCTCGTCTTAAGAGAGCACAAGCCGATAGATCAGAAAAGATTTACTTTATGTGTTATCTTTGCGACaaacaatttctttctaaGAATGTATTGAAAGAACATATGCATTCACATGAGGAAATTAGGCGAGCTTTGTCTCTTAAAAAAGTGCCTGAAAAATCATCAAAGATATCTAATACTACACCAAAAATGCCACCATCTGGGAAAAGGGCTAACAAGTGTCCATATTGTgggaaagaatatttatacataatttcATTCAGCAAACATCTTAAGcaacatgaaaaagaaaaagaaaatgctaaAGAAGATTCCATGCCCCTTGAAATATCATTTCACGAAGACGAACATAGTTTAGGTTTTGATAACCATAGTAATTCACAATATTCGGATTATGCATGTAGAAAGACGGCGAGACAAGAGGAAGCATATAATGAGaacgaggaggagaaagatgaTCACGaaacagaaaaacaaagaaagaaatctcaCTTGGAAACGTTTGAATGTGAAAAATGttctgaaaaattttatacaagaCGAAGTTTAAGAAAGCACGCACTTTCACACGTTAACTTAAAGTGTAATGTCTGCAATGAAAAGTTTGACGAGGTTGagcaattaaaaaatcatcgtGCAAAACATGTAGTAGAAGGTATGTTAATGGATCAAGATTTAGAAGAAGATATAGAACACCATATAATTAACAAAGACGATGAAGAACAAGAAATTAAAGGTGATAATGAAGACGATTCAGAAATTGAGAATAATATTGACGATGttcaagataaagaaaagtggGCAGAAACAAAAGAATCCAAATGTCCGCACTGTCCGTCGACGTGTTCTCACAAGAAATCTTCGAGGCATATTGAAACACACACGGCTT is a genomic window containing:
- the LOC124957607 gene encoding 4-hydroxyphenylpyruvate dioxygenase isoform X4 → MTTYTDKGKKPVGGKFLSFDHVKFWVGNAKQAASFYCARMGFEPFGYRGLETGSRHIVAHAVKQDQIIFVFESAYEPGNEEMGNHLSQHGDGVRDIAFKVEDIDTIVRVAKQKGAKIIKDIWEEKDEFGIIRLATLQTYGDTHHTLIDRSKYEGFFLPGFVKASEDILIKHLPAIHLKFIDHIVGNQADKQMEPVAKWYEECLQFHRFWSVDDTQLHTQYSSLRSIVMTNWEETVKMPINEPAPGKKRSQIQEYVEYYGDAGVQHIALNTNNIITSIQNLRKRGMEFLDVPDNYYDMLKNRLNSSKVKIIEDLKILQELKILIDYDENGYLLQIFTKNMQDRPTLFIEVIQRHNHNGFGAGNFQALFEAIELEQAKRGNL
- the LOC124957610 gene encoding probable nuclear transport factor 2 isoform X1; translated protein: MELNPSYEAIGKGFVQQYYALFDDPAQRPNLINMYNTETSFMTFEGFQIQGAIKIMEKLTSLTFQKINRIITAIDSQPMFDGGVLINVLGRLQADEDPPHPFSQIFVLKPLGNSFFCQHDIFRLGIHDSP
- the LOC124957607 gene encoding 4-hydroxyphenylpyruvate dioxygenase isoform X5 — protein: MGFEPFGYRGLETGSRHIVAHAVKQDQIIFVFESAYEPGNEEMGNHLSQHGDGVRDIAFKVEDIDTIVRVAKQKGAKIIKDIWEEKDEFGIIRLATLQTYGDTHHTLIDRSKYEGFFLPGFVKASEDILIKHLPAIHLKFIDHIVGNQADKQMEPVAKWYEECLQFHRFWSVDDTQLHTQYSSLRSIVMTNWEETVKMPINEPAPGKKRSQIQEYVEYYGDAGVQHIALNTNNIITSIQNLRKRGMEFLDVPDNYYDMLKNRLNSSKVKIIEDLKILQELKILIDYDENGYLLQIFTKNMQDRPTLFIEVIQRHNHNGFGAGNFQALFEAIELEQAKRGNL
- the LOC124957610 gene encoding probable nuclear transport factor 2 isoform X2, whose amino-acid sequence is MELNPSYEAIGKGFVQQYYALFDDPAQRPNLINMYNTETSFMTFEGFQIQGAIKIMEKLTSLTFQKINRIITAIDSQPMFDGGVLINVLGRLQTDEDQPHAYIQTFVLKPIGISFYVQHDIFRLALHDTV
- the LOC124957607 gene encoding 4-hydroxyphenylpyruvate dioxygenase isoform X3, with protein sequence MFFLYTDLSEFSDAELAGYRLRCGVWITFVLATGFVIAAKFSFGHETTYTDKGKKPVGGKFLSFDHVKFWVGNAKQAASFYCARMGFEPFGYRGLETGSRHIVAHAVKQDQIIFVFESAYEPGNEEMGNHLSQHGDGVRDIAFKVEDIDTIVRVAKQKGAKIIKDIWEEKDEFGIIRLATLQTYGDTHHTLIDRSKYEGFFLPGFVKASEDILIKHLPAIHLKFIDHIVGNQADKQMEPVAKWYEECLQFHRFWSVDDTQLHTQYSSLRSIVMTNWEETVKMPINEPAPGKKRSQIQEYVEYYGDAGVQHIALNTNNIITSIQNLRKRGMEFLDVPDNYYDMLKNRLNSSKVKIIEDLKILQELKILIDYDENGYLLQIFTKNMQDRPTLFIEVIQRHNHNGFGAGNFQALFEAIELEQAKRGNL
- the LOC124957607 gene encoding 4-hydroxyphenylpyruvate dioxygenase isoform X1, with the protein product MFFLYTGNVTNAGNNQLILSNTVASGTNRSILDLSEFSDAELAGYRLRCGVWITFVLATGFVIAAKFSFGHETTYTDKGKKPVGGKFLSFDHVKFWVGNAKQAASFYCARMGFEPFGYRGLETGSRHIVAHAVKQDQIIFVFESAYEPGNEEMGNHLSQHGDGVRDIAFKVEDIDTIVRVAKQKGAKIIKDIWEEKDEFGIIRLATLQTYGDTHHTLIDRSKYEGFFLPGFVKASEDILIKHLPAIHLKFIDHIVGNQADKQMEPVAKWYEECLQFHRFWSVDDTQLHTQYSSLRSIVMTNWEETVKMPINEPAPGKKRSQIQEYVEYYGDAGVQHIALNTNNIITSIQNLRKRGMEFLDVPDNYYDMLKNRLNSSKVKIIEDLKILQELKILIDYDENGYLLQIFTKNMQDRPTLFIEVIQRHNHNGFGAGNFQALFEAIELEQAKRGNL
- the LOC124957607 gene encoding 4-hydroxyphenylpyruvate dioxygenase isoform X2; this translates as MPIDRNNVTNAGNNQLILSNTVASGTNRSILDLSEFSDAELAGYRLRCGVWITFVLATGFVIAAKFSFGHETTYTDKGKKPVGGKFLSFDHVKFWVGNAKQAASFYCARMGFEPFGYRGLETGSRHIVAHAVKQDQIIFVFESAYEPGNEEMGNHLSQHGDGVRDIAFKVEDIDTIVRVAKQKGAKIIKDIWEEKDEFGIIRLATLQTYGDTHHTLIDRSKYEGFFLPGFVKASEDILIKHLPAIHLKFIDHIVGNQADKQMEPVAKWYEECLQFHRFWSVDDTQLHTQYSSLRSIVMTNWEETVKMPINEPAPGKKRSQIQEYVEYYGDAGVQHIALNTNNIITSIQNLRKRGMEFLDVPDNYYDMLKNRLNSSKVKIIEDLKILQELKILIDYDENGYLLQIFTKNMQDRPTLFIEVIQRHNHNGFGAGNFQALFEAIELEQAKRGNL